The following are from one region of the Onychomys torridus unplaced genomic scaffold, mOncTor1.1, whole genome shotgun sequence genome:
- the LOC118575199 gene encoding LOW QUALITY PROTEIN: speckle-type POZ protein-like (The sequence of the model RefSeq protein was modified relative to this genomic sequence to represent the inferred CDS: substituted 1 base at 1 genomic stop codon): MAGDRTLEKWVHTQISLQNFSYRWTLSNFHNFVEERQEIIRSPTFSTGANDKWCLTVYPNGVDEVSADYLSVNLVLLSCLKSHVWAKFQFWIISDXGEKKQTMKSPRAIRFVPGHSCGFKKYILRDFLFSNVAALLTDDKFSLLCNVSIMHESFRISDQNRKPGIQVLRCTLADVLGELWENSLFTDCCLVEAGQEFQAHKAILAACSPVFRAMFQHDMEESRNNREEIPDLEAQVFKVIFDFIYMGTAPDLDSMAPAVLAAADMYGLEHLKVMCEDALFRDLSVENVAHTLFLADLHSSGHLKTQTLDFITANASEVSETSDWKTVVGSYPHLVVEANGSMPAHCPFLEHPIKRVKQSQHLANLVLPLSSRSSSHAVTNDT, from the coding sequence ATGGCAGGAGATAGAACACTAGAGAAATGGGTCCACACTCAAATCAGCCTTCAGAATTTCTCCTACAGGTGGACCCTCAGCAACTTCCATAATTTTGTGGAGGAAAGGCAAGAAATCATTAGAAGTCCAACTTTCTCAACAGGAGCCAATGACAAATGGTGTTTGACAGTATACCCAAATGGAGTTGATGAAGTAAGTGCAGATTATCTGTCAGTTAATCTAGTTTTGCTCAGCTGTCTAAAGAGTCATGTTTGGGCAAAGTTCCAGTTCTGGATCATAAGCGACtaaggagagaaaaaacaaactatgAAGAGCCCAAGAGCCATTAGGTTTGTGCCAGGCCATAGCTGTGGATTCAAAAAGTACATACTTCGAGATTTCCTCTTTTCCAATGTGGCTGCACTTCTCACAGATGACAAATTCAGCCTCCTCTGCAATGTGAGCATCATGCATGAATCATTCAGAATCTCTGACCAGAACAGGAAGCCAGGGATTCAAGTTCTGAGATGCACATTGGCAGATGTCCTAGGAGAGCTGTGGGAGAATTCCTTATTCACAGACTGCTGCCTGGTGGAAGCTGGCCAAGAATTTCAGGCTCACAAGGCCATCTTAGCAGCTTgctctccagttttcagagccatgtttcaacATGACATGGAGGAGAGCAGGAATAATCGCGAAGAGATCCCTGACCTGGAGGCACAAGTCTTCAAGGTAATATTTGACTTCATTTACATGGGAACAGCACCAGACCTGGACAGCATGGCACCTgctgtgctggcagctgctgacatGTATGGCCTGGAGCATTTGAAGGTCATGTGTGAGGATGCCCTGTTCAGGgacctctctgtggagaatgttgcccacactctcttcctggctgacctccacagctcaggGCATCTGAAAACCCAGACACTGGATTTCATTACAGCAAATGCTTCTGAGGTGTCTGAGACATCAGATTGGAAGACAGTGGTGGGCTCATATCCCCACTTAGTGGTTGAAGCTAATGGTTCCATGCCTGCTCACTGTCCTTTCCTTGAGCACCCTATTAAACGTGTGaagcaatcccagcacctggcaaACCTTGTCTTACCCTTGTCTTCCAGAAGCAGCAGTCATGCTGTTACCAATGATACCTGA
- the LOC118575201 gene encoding speckle-type POZ protein-like — protein MLQSIRSPTFSIGAHDKWCLRVNPNRVDEESADHLSVYLVLLSCLKSHIWAKFQFWIISAEGEKTKVKKSPRAFMFVPGQDWGYKQFILRDFLLSHPFWLLPEDQLTLVCKVSVVQGSLSLSDQNKKPGILVPRCTLADDLGELWENSRFTDCCLVVAGQEFRAHKAILAARSLVFRAMFQHDMEESRKNRVEIPDLETQVFKVTLDFIYTGTAPDLDSMAAAVLAAADKYGLERLKIMCEDTLCRNLSVKNAAHTLFLADLHSSGQLKTQTLDFITAHASEVSETSDWKTMVGSYPHLVV, from the coding sequence ATGCTGCAAAGCATTAGAAGCCCAACTTTCTCAATAGGAGCCCATGACAAATGGTGTTTGAGAGTAAACCCGAACAGAGTGGATGAAGAAAGTGCAGATCACCTGTCAGTTTACCTAGTGTTGCTCAGCTGTCTAAAGAGTCATATTTGGGCAAAGTTCCAGTTCTGGATCATAAGTGCCGAAGGAGAGAAAACGAAAGTCAAGAAGAGCCCAAGAGCCTTTATGTTCGTGCCAGGTCAGGACTGGGGTTACAAACAATTCATTCTTCGAgattttctcttgtcccacccaTTTTGgcttctcccagaggaccagctCACCCTCGTCTGCAAGGTGAGTGTGGTCCAGGGCTCTTTGAGCCTCTCTGACCAGAACAAGAAGCCGGGAATTCTGGTTCCCAGATGCACATTGGCAGATGACTTAGGAGAGCTGTGGGAAAATTCCCGATTCACGGACTGCTGCCTAGTGGTAGCTGGCCAGGAATTCCGGGCTCACAAGGCCATCTTAGCAGCTCGCTCTCTGgttttcagagccatgtttcaacATGACATGGAGGAGAGCAGAAAGAATCGTGTTGAGATTCCTGACCTAGAGACACAAGTCTTCAAGGTAACGCTGGACTTCATTTACACGGGAACAGCACCAGACCTGGACAGCATGGCAGCTgctgtgctggcagctgctgacaaGTATGGTCTGGAGCGTTTGAAGATCATGTGTGAGGATACCCTCTGCAGGAACCTCTCTGTGAAGAATGCTGcccacactctcttcctggctgacctccacagctcagggcagctgaaaacccAGACTCTGGATTTCATTACAGCCCatgcttctgaggtctctgaaACCTCAGACTGGAAGACAATGGTGGGCTCATATCCCCACTTAGTGGTTTAA
- the LOC118575200 gene encoding speckle-type POZ protein-like: MLQSIRSPTFSIGAHDKWCLRVNPNRVDEESADHLSVYLVLLSCLKSHIWAKFQFWIISAEGEKTKVKKSPRAFMFVPGQDWGYKQFILRDFLLSHAFWLLPEDQLTLVCKVSVVQGSLSLSDQNKKPGILVPRCTLADDLGELWENSRFTDCCLVVAGQEFRAHKAILAARSLVFRAMFQHDMEESRKNRVEIPDLETQVFKVTLDFIYTGTAPDLDSMAAAVLAAADKYGLERLKIMCEDTLCRNLSVKNAAHTLFLADLHSSGQLKTQTLDFITAHASEVSETSDWKTMVGSYPHLVV; encoded by the coding sequence ATGCTGCAAAGCATTAGAAGCCCAACTTTCTCAATAGGAGCCCATGACAAATGGTGTTTGAGAGTAAACCCGAACAGAGTGGATGAAGAAAGTGCAGATCACCTGTCAGTTTACCTAGTGTTGCTCAGCTGTCTAAAGAGTCATATTTGGGCAAAGTTCCAGTTCTGGATCATAAGTGCTGAAGGAGAGAAAACGAAAGTCAAGAAGAGCCCAAGAGCCTTTATGTTTGTGCCAGGTCAGGACTGGGGTTACAAACAATTCATTCTTCGAGATTTTCTCTTGTCCCACGCATTTTGgcttctcccagaggaccagctCACCCTCGTCTGCAAGGTGAGTGTGGTCCAGGGCTCTTTGAGCCTCTCTGACCAGAACAAGAAGCCGGGAATTCTGGTTCCCAGATGCACATTGGCAGATGACTTAGGAGAGCTGTGGGAAAATTCCCGATTCACGGACTGCTGCCTAGTGGTAGCTGGCCAGGAATTCCGGGCTCACAAGGCCATCTTAGCAGCTCGCTCTCTGgttttcagagccatgtttcaacATGACATGGAGGAGAGCAGAAAGAATCGTGTTGAGATTCCTGACCTAGAGACACAAGTCTTCAAGGTAACGCTGGACTTCATTTACACGGGAACAGCACCAGACCTGGACAGCATGGCAGCTgctgtgctggcagctgctgacaaGTATGGTCTGGAGCGTTTGAAGATCATGTGTGAGGATACCCTCTGCAGGAACCTCTCTGTGAAGAATGCTGcccacactctcttcctggctgacctccacagctcagggcagctgaaaacccAGACTCTGGATTTCATTACAGCCCatgcttctgaggtctctgaaACCTCAGACTGGAAGACAATGGTGGGCTCATATCCCCACTTAGTGGTTTAA